In Nomia melanderi isolate GNS246 chromosome 5, iyNomMela1, whole genome shotgun sequence, a single genomic region encodes these proteins:
- the cnn gene encoding phosphodiesterase 4D interacting protein centrosomin isoform X2 — translation MADVWDETAAGKSIFDFTNMSLQDITMNSTLHINTGTNARSPGKTSPAGVNESRDRGGRTMKDYEDQLERLKKENFNLKLRIYFLEERMGITAVDENKIKKNIELKVEIESLRQELIEKQGLLSQAAKAIQLIEEQKEVCSRNEAQYQQTLEAEREKIRKLEKEITEYQKKADASIYYKQAFGITSEKAVDNEEKLRQMEEVVASLEAEVEQVTSSLNEERSWTQELETERDELRKRLEAETRLRENLAAERVQEAEGLREKVKELEEELLKKDIDVQQCRNDLTETKRVNKELSVQLENKCQAFDELNTVVEKRKKQVDQLRASVKTRDDALTDLNNKHRTLLSQFENGYAKRSVPCSSSGMKSIEDPLQSRLGQKITNADGTMKRENTCLDWEPNRERSSRAKSPTDILCEETKALKDLMKELEEKDNEVKRRQEKNKQLVLKLCNMQKHAETVDYKLKKLESDHEKAIKTIQGFMERQQQLENSKVIKEQKIIELEMELNRLREGENSKIGRDRRDERNPSNQQRFDEMEAKINDLRDQIETIKAEKSRLETQIQVESQELLGQVQDREQKIETLEIEKQAIKEQLEVKVNEFLKLQEATKNEFESLHEKEGLLRKLQLRDSEIEEKNRKIEQLTKELQVKTQNLQQLVNTELWSKNKEIAKLHNHMTANSSHERSRNKSDIVTESASTQLSTLIKELNDIGIKVTFTNEVIQLNYVDGNEPIDVKTMTDYVQKLLIQKNELEKEVDYLKWLKLVSRPDIASEIDGYGDNQTERDRKYCELLRTHLKDLVKFMKEMLKNVDYADTIRNEQKKIVLDVLANSKILSDDFLNALEGISMNEIPYSIETANVRSIDGSVKKSRSENLLSATKNQTSTQSDSEAFSEPDRTVSMARIGLQEPQQKSLVRSRFSKYTKTFSDSEDSLEYVPYHKTYQNDLNDTEASHQIQELKETNAFLYSELSALRSELSTKISFDCAFDEKITPLIIKLEKSQKFCEKLQTSLDRRIHEVHVLKKESKQNNLRRTQLEKKLADLETMATEMNKQKTELLHYKENAERKAAEMLITLNRENDTLRTRIKKLEDENEAAKANITTLTKELDHLTLSHSQILVENTKLTNDKLRLEQEVRKTESRCDLTVRNIHDKFNKEISDLNQINESHRARLQELEVTNKELRRHVAVCDASDSAPSSSGVSSIPTDGILKQACEDIMQEYQSYNNSQYWFSVNYPTIGGRSKSSCSPDLGIESDAAMSTMRPLKDTLKITESMTNLLSDEDSSNGNRSVRKAGSESPLPIEGLDEVDALKQENETLKRRLMKTRRALEDTFQHLSASNKNKKNVEKAITKQLQITKSILKKTRTFEESLDN, via the exons GTACAAATGCAAGATCACCTGGTAAAACCTCCCCGGCGGGGGTTAACGAGTCCAGGGATAGAGGGGGTAGAACAATGAAAGACTACGAGGACCAACTGGAAAGACTCAAGAAGGAGAATTTCAATCTAAAATTACGGATATATTTTCTTGAGGAACGAATGGGCATTACAGCCGTTGATGAAAATAAGATAAAGAAGAATATCGAATTGAAG GTCGAAATCGAATCACTAAGGCAAGAATTGATTGAGAAGCAGGGACTCCTTAGTCAAGCAGCCAAAGCGATTCAGTTAATTGAAGAGCAGAAAGAAGTATGCTCGCGGAATGAGGCTCAATACCAACAAACTCTCGAGGCAGAACGGGAGAAGATCCGGAAATTAGAGAAAG aaataacgGAATACCAGAAAAAGGCAGATGCGTCCATATATTACAAGCAGGCGTTCGGGATTACGTCGGAAAAGGCAGTGgataacgaagaaaaattacgacAAATGGAAGAAGTTGTCGCGTCCCTGGAGGCCGAG GTGGAACAGGTGACGAGTAGCTTGAACGAGGAACGTAGCTGGACACAAGAGCTTGAGACCGAGAGGGACGAACTGAGAAAACGTTTGGAAGCTGAGACACGTTTGAGAGAAAATTTGGCTGCGGAGAGGGTGCAAGAGGCGGAGGGTCTACGGGAGAAAGTCAAAGAACTGGAAGAAGAACTGCTAAAAAAGGACATTGATGTGCAGCAGTGTAGAAACGACTTGACCGAGACGAAACGAGTGAACAAGGAGCTTAGCGTGCAGCTGGAGAACAAATGTCAAGCGTTCGACGAACTGAATACCGTTGtagagaaacgaaagaagcaaGTCGATCAGCTAAGGGCGTCTGTGAAGACCAGGGACGATGCCCTAACGGACCTTAACAATAAACATCGCACGTTGCTATCTCAG TTCGAGAACGGTTATGCCAAACGATCAGTACCCTGCAGTTCGTCGGGAATGAAATCAATTGAAGACCCGTTACAGTCGCGGCTGGGACAGAAAATAACCAACGCTGATGGTACGATGAAGAGAGAAAACACTTGTCTCGATTGGGAACCGAACAGGGAAAGGTCATCGCGAGCAAAGTCGCCGACAGATATTCTCTGTGAAGAGACAAAAGCCCTAAAAGACCTAATGAAG GAATTAGAAGAAAAGGACAACGAAGTAAAACGTCGTCAAGAAAAGAATAAACAGCTTGTGCTGAAACTTTGCAATATGCAGAAGCATGCAGAGACCGTAGATTATAAGCTAAAGAAATTAGAAAGTGATCACGAAAAGGCGATAAAGACCATCCAAGGCTTCATGGAGAGGCAACAGCAATTAGAAAACAGCAAAGTGATAAAGGAACAAAAGATCATAGAATTAGAAATGGAACTGAATCGGCTAAGGGAAGGCGAAAACTCGAAGATAGGAAGGGACAGAAGGGACGAGCGTAATCCCAGCAATCAG CAACGATTCGATGAAATGGAAGCGAAAATAAACGACCTACGAGACCAAATAGAGACCATCAAGGCTGAGAAGAGTCGTTTGGAGACCCAGATACAAGTTGAATCGCAG GAACTATTAGGCCAAGTACAAGACAGGGAACAGAAGATAGAGACTTTAGAAATCGAGAAGCAAGCGATAAAAGAGCAGCTGGAAGTCAAGGTTAACGAATTTCTGAAACTACAGGAAGCTACGAAAAACGAATTCGAGAGCCTACACGAAAAAGAGGGCCTTTTACGCAAGTTACAACTTCGAGACAGTGAAATCGAGGAAAAGAACCGAAAGATCGAGCAACTGACGAAAGAGTTGCAGGTGAAGACGCAAAACCTGCAGCAGCTGGTGAACACAGAATTGTGGAGCAAGAACAAGGAAATCGCGAAGCTCCACAACCACATGACTGCGAACAGCAGCCACGAGAGAAGCCGAAATAAATCGGACATCGTGACAGAAAGCGCTAGTACACAGCTGTCTACGCTTATCAAAGAGTTAAACGACATTGGTATTAAGGTGACGTTTACCAATGAAGTGATCCAACTGAATTACGTCGACGGGAATGAACCCATAGACGTAAAGACTATGACGGACTATGTACAGAAGCTGTTGATCCAGAAAAACGAGCTGGAAAAGGAAGTCGATTACTTGAAATGGCTGAAGCTGGTCTCTAGACCGGACATTGCTTCCGAAATCGATGGATATGGAGATAATCAGACGGAGAGAGACAGAAAATACTGCGAATTATTGCGTACACACTTAAAAGACCTGGTGAAGTTTATGAAGGAAATGCTGAAGAACGTCGATTACGCTGATACTATCAGGAACGAACAGAAGAAGATCGTTCTTGATGTCCTCGCCAATTCGAAGATATTGTCTGATGATTTCTTGAATGCTCTAGAAGGAATTTCGATGAACGAGATTCCGTACAGTATTGAAACAGCGAATGTAAGATCGATTGATGGCTCGGTAAAGAAAAGTCGATCCGAAAATCTATTGAGTGCTACGAAAAATCAAACGTCCACGCAGTCAGACTCCGAGGCGTTCTCCGAACCTGATAGAACGGTGTCTATGGCCAGGATTGGGCTGCAGGAACCGCAACAAAAATCGCTGGTTCGATCCAGGTTCTCCAAATATACGAAAACGTTCAGTGATTCTGAAGATTCTCTCGAATACGTGCCTTATCATAAGACTTACCAAAATGATTTGAACGATACCGAGGCTAGCCATCAGATACAAGAACTGAAGGAGACCAATGCTTTCCTGTATTCGGAGCTTAGCGCTCTTAGGAGTGAATTGAGCACTAAGATTTCCTTCGATTGC gCATTTGATGAAAAAATAACGCCGTTGATTATCAAATTGGAAAAATCGCAGAAATTCTGCGAAAAGTTACAGACATCTTTGGACAGAAGAATACACGAAGTTCATGTGTTAAAGAAGGAAAGCAAGCAGAACAACTTGCGCAGAACACAACTAGAAAAGAAGTTAGCCGATTTAGAGACTATGGCTACAGAAATGAACAAGCAAAAAACAGAATTATTGCATTATAAAGAAAATGCGGAAAGAAAAGCCGCCGAGATGCTCATTACGCTTAACAGAGAAAACGATACG TTGAGAACACGAATTAAGAAACTAGAAGATGAAAATGAAGCTGCCAAAGCAAACATAACAACTTTAACGAAAGAACTGGACCATTTAACTCTTTCACACAGTCAAATTTTAGTTGAAAACACCAAATTGACCAATGATAAATTACGCTTGGAGCAGGAAGTTAGAAAAACGGAAAGCAGGTGTGACTTGACTGTTCGTAATATTCATGACAAATTTAACAAGGAG atCTCGGATCTAAATCAAATCAATGAGTCGCACAGGGCGCGGTTACAGGAATTGGAAGTAACTAATAAAGAATTGCGAAGGCACGTTGCAGTTTGCGACGCAAGTGATTCAGCGCCAAGTTCGAGCGGCGTATCCTCAATACCTACGGATGGTATACTTAAGCAAGCTTGTGAGGATATCATGCAAGAATATCAATCATATAAC AATTCGCAGTACTGGTTTTCCGTAAATTATCCGACAATTGGTGGACGTAGTAAATCGAGTTGTTCACCAGATTTAGGGATTGAGAGTGATGCGGCTATGAGTACAATGAGGCCGTTGAAAGACACTTTAAAGATTACGGAATCAATGACCAATCTACTGAGCGATGAAGATAGCAGCAATGGTAACAGGTCCGTTCGAAAAGCAGGTAGCGAGAGTCCATTGCCGATAGAAG GTTTAGACGAAGTAGACGCCTTGAAGCAAGAAAATGAAACGCTCAAGAGAAGGTTAATGAAAACGAGAAGAGCATTGGAGGACACTTTCCAACATTTGTCTGCATCaaataagaataagaaaaatgttgaaaaggcGATAACGAAGCAATTGCAAATTACCAAAAGTATTCTGAAGAAGACGAGAACATTCGAGGAATCGTTAGATAATTAA
- the cnn gene encoding phosphodiesterase 4D interacting protein centrosomin isoform X4, whose amino-acid sequence MLAKVEQVTSSLNEERSWTQELETERDELRKRLEAETRLRENLAAERVQEAEGLREKVKELEEELLKKDIDVQQCRNDLTETKRVNKELSVQLENKCQAFDELNTVVEKRKKQVDQLRASVKTRDDALTDLNNKHRTLLSQFENGYAKRSVPCSSSGMKSIEDPLQSRLGQKITNADGTMKRENTCLDWEPNRERSSRAKSPTDILCEETKALKDLMKELEEKDNEVKRRQEKNKQLVLKLCNMQKHAETVDYKLKKLESDHEKAIKTIQGFMERQQQLENSKVIKEQKIIELEMELNRLREGENSKIGRDRRDERNPSNQQRFDEMEAKINDLRDQIETIKAEKSRLETQIQVESQELLGQVQDREQKIETLEIEKQAIKEQLEVKVNEFLKLQEATKNEFESLHEKEGLLRKLQLRDSEIEEKNRKIEQLTKELQVKTQNLQQLVNTELWSKNKEIAKLHNHMTANSSHERSRNKSDIVTESASTQLSTLIKELNDIGIKVTFTNEVIQLNYVDGNEPIDVKTMTDYVQKLLIQKNELEKEVDYLKWLKLVSRPDIASEIDGYGDNQTERDRKYCELLRTHLKDLVKFMKEMLKNVDYADTIRNEQKKIVLDVLANSKILSDDFLNALEGISMNEIPYSIETANVRSIDGSVKKSRSENLLSATKNQTSTQSDSEAFSEPDRTVSMARIGLQEPQQKSLVRSRFSKYTKTFSDSEDSLEYVPYHKTYQNDLNDTEASHQIQELKETNAFLYSELSALRSELSTKISFDCAFDEKITPLIIKLEKSQKFCEKLQTSLDRRIHEVHVLKKESKQNNLRRTQLEKKLADLETMATEMNKQKTELLHYKENAERKAAEMLITLNRENDTLRTRIKKLEDENEAAKANITTLTKELDHLTLSHSQILVENTKLTNDKLRLEQEVRKTESRCDLTVRNIHDKFNKEISDLNQINESHRARLQELEVTNKELRRHVAVCDASDSAPSSSGVSSIPTDGILKQACEDIMQEYQSYNNSQYWFSVNYPTIGGRSKSSCSPDLGIESDAAMSTMRPLKDTLKITESMTNLLSDEDSSNGNRSVRKAGSESPLPIEGLDEVDALKQENETLKRRLMKTRRALEDTFQHLSASNKNKKNVEKAITKQLQITKSILKKTRTFEESLDN is encoded by the exons ATGCTTGCTAAG GTGGAACAGGTGACGAGTAGCTTGAACGAGGAACGTAGCTGGACACAAGAGCTTGAGACCGAGAGGGACGAACTGAGAAAACGTTTGGAAGCTGAGACACGTTTGAGAGAAAATTTGGCTGCGGAGAGGGTGCAAGAGGCGGAGGGTCTACGGGAGAAAGTCAAAGAACTGGAAGAAGAACTGCTAAAAAAGGACATTGATGTGCAGCAGTGTAGAAACGACTTGACCGAGACGAAACGAGTGAACAAGGAGCTTAGCGTGCAGCTGGAGAACAAATGTCAAGCGTTCGACGAACTGAATACCGTTGtagagaaacgaaagaagcaaGTCGATCAGCTAAGGGCGTCTGTGAAGACCAGGGACGATGCCCTAACGGACCTTAACAATAAACATCGCACGTTGCTATCTCAG TTCGAGAACGGTTATGCCAAACGATCAGTACCCTGCAGTTCGTCGGGAATGAAATCAATTGAAGACCCGTTACAGTCGCGGCTGGGACAGAAAATAACCAACGCTGATGGTACGATGAAGAGAGAAAACACTTGTCTCGATTGGGAACCGAACAGGGAAAGGTCATCGCGAGCAAAGTCGCCGACAGATATTCTCTGTGAAGAGACAAAAGCCCTAAAAGACCTAATGAAG GAATTAGAAGAAAAGGACAACGAAGTAAAACGTCGTCAAGAAAAGAATAAACAGCTTGTGCTGAAACTTTGCAATATGCAGAAGCATGCAGAGACCGTAGATTATAAGCTAAAGAAATTAGAAAGTGATCACGAAAAGGCGATAAAGACCATCCAAGGCTTCATGGAGAGGCAACAGCAATTAGAAAACAGCAAAGTGATAAAGGAACAAAAGATCATAGAATTAGAAATGGAACTGAATCGGCTAAGGGAAGGCGAAAACTCGAAGATAGGAAGGGACAGAAGGGACGAGCGTAATCCCAGCAATCAG CAACGATTCGATGAAATGGAAGCGAAAATAAACGACCTACGAGACCAAATAGAGACCATCAAGGCTGAGAAGAGTCGTTTGGAGACCCAGATACAAGTTGAATCGCAG GAACTATTAGGCCAAGTACAAGACAGGGAACAGAAGATAGAGACTTTAGAAATCGAGAAGCAAGCGATAAAAGAGCAGCTGGAAGTCAAGGTTAACGAATTTCTGAAACTACAGGAAGCTACGAAAAACGAATTCGAGAGCCTACACGAAAAAGAGGGCCTTTTACGCAAGTTACAACTTCGAGACAGTGAAATCGAGGAAAAGAACCGAAAGATCGAGCAACTGACGAAAGAGTTGCAGGTGAAGACGCAAAACCTGCAGCAGCTGGTGAACACAGAATTGTGGAGCAAGAACAAGGAAATCGCGAAGCTCCACAACCACATGACTGCGAACAGCAGCCACGAGAGAAGCCGAAATAAATCGGACATCGTGACAGAAAGCGCTAGTACACAGCTGTCTACGCTTATCAAAGAGTTAAACGACATTGGTATTAAGGTGACGTTTACCAATGAAGTGATCCAACTGAATTACGTCGACGGGAATGAACCCATAGACGTAAAGACTATGACGGACTATGTACAGAAGCTGTTGATCCAGAAAAACGAGCTGGAAAAGGAAGTCGATTACTTGAAATGGCTGAAGCTGGTCTCTAGACCGGACATTGCTTCCGAAATCGATGGATATGGAGATAATCAGACGGAGAGAGACAGAAAATACTGCGAATTATTGCGTACACACTTAAAAGACCTGGTGAAGTTTATGAAGGAAATGCTGAAGAACGTCGATTACGCTGATACTATCAGGAACGAACAGAAGAAGATCGTTCTTGATGTCCTCGCCAATTCGAAGATATTGTCTGATGATTTCTTGAATGCTCTAGAAGGAATTTCGATGAACGAGATTCCGTACAGTATTGAAACAGCGAATGTAAGATCGATTGATGGCTCGGTAAAGAAAAGTCGATCCGAAAATCTATTGAGTGCTACGAAAAATCAAACGTCCACGCAGTCAGACTCCGAGGCGTTCTCCGAACCTGATAGAACGGTGTCTATGGCCAGGATTGGGCTGCAGGAACCGCAACAAAAATCGCTGGTTCGATCCAGGTTCTCCAAATATACGAAAACGTTCAGTGATTCTGAAGATTCTCTCGAATACGTGCCTTATCATAAGACTTACCAAAATGATTTGAACGATACCGAGGCTAGCCATCAGATACAAGAACTGAAGGAGACCAATGCTTTCCTGTATTCGGAGCTTAGCGCTCTTAGGAGTGAATTGAGCACTAAGATTTCCTTCGATTGC gCATTTGATGAAAAAATAACGCCGTTGATTATCAAATTGGAAAAATCGCAGAAATTCTGCGAAAAGTTACAGACATCTTTGGACAGAAGAATACACGAAGTTCATGTGTTAAAGAAGGAAAGCAAGCAGAACAACTTGCGCAGAACACAACTAGAAAAGAAGTTAGCCGATTTAGAGACTATGGCTACAGAAATGAACAAGCAAAAAACAGAATTATTGCATTATAAAGAAAATGCGGAAAGAAAAGCCGCCGAGATGCTCATTACGCTTAACAGAGAAAACGATACG TTGAGAACACGAATTAAGAAACTAGAAGATGAAAATGAAGCTGCCAAAGCAAACATAACAACTTTAACGAAAGAACTGGACCATTTAACTCTTTCACACAGTCAAATTTTAGTTGAAAACACCAAATTGACCAATGATAAATTACGCTTGGAGCAGGAAGTTAGAAAAACGGAAAGCAGGTGTGACTTGACTGTTCGTAATATTCATGACAAATTTAACAAGGAG atCTCGGATCTAAATCAAATCAATGAGTCGCACAGGGCGCGGTTACAGGAATTGGAAGTAACTAATAAAGAATTGCGAAGGCACGTTGCAGTTTGCGACGCAAGTGATTCAGCGCCAAGTTCGAGCGGCGTATCCTCAATACCTACGGATGGTATACTTAAGCAAGCTTGTGAGGATATCATGCAAGAATATCAATCATATAAC AATTCGCAGTACTGGTTTTCCGTAAATTATCCGACAATTGGTGGACGTAGTAAATCGAGTTGTTCACCAGATTTAGGGATTGAGAGTGATGCGGCTATGAGTACAATGAGGCCGTTGAAAGACACTTTAAAGATTACGGAATCAATGACCAATCTACTGAGCGATGAAGATAGCAGCAATGGTAACAGGTCCGTTCGAAAAGCAGGTAGCGAGAGTCCATTGCCGATAGAAG GTTTAGACGAAGTAGACGCCTTGAAGCAAGAAAATGAAACGCTCAAGAGAAGGTTAATGAAAACGAGAAGAGCATTGGAGGACACTTTCCAACATTTGTCTGCATCaaataagaataagaaaaatgttgaaaaggcGATAACGAAGCAATTGCAAATTACCAAAAGTATTCTGAAGAAGACGAGAACATTCGAGGAATCGTTAGATAATTAA